The genomic window ATGCTGCCAATGGATGCGTTATGGCGGCTTCTTTTAGGTGAGCACGATTTTTCAGAAGGTATTAGCGCATTAGAAGATTATTTTCTACCTAAGTGCAAGCCGACCGCCTACTGAATTCGCGGATTGCAGCGAGCTAGACTATTGTGACTATTTAGAAAACGGACACGGGAGTTGTCTTTTCAACCTTCCTTCCAACGTGAGCTGCCAGCTTGGTGAAGCCTACTGTGACATTGAAGCGTGTaatctctctcttttcatAGGCATTCAGTCCTCCTGAATGTGGAAATCATTTTGTGGAGGAAGGAGAGGAGTGCGATTGTGGAACTCCGGCGGTATCTACTTCCTACATGGCGTTGTTTCGTCTACATTCTATAGTTTGCTTTTTCAGGAGTGCGGTGATCTAAGCAAATGCTGCAACAGCTCTACTTGCTTGCTCCAGCCCGGATCCCAGTGTGCGGAAGGACTTTGCTGCAATACTAGCGAGTGCTCAGTGAGTCGACAGACTGATTGCTCAAATCCTGCCCActgtatttttttctgttagTTTTTACCTGCAGGAATTCTATGTCGCGAAAACGTGACCGTGTGCGACTTGACGGAATATTGCTCGGGCGATAACGGAGAGGTAGACATTGTTTTGTGCCTATTAGCAGTACGGTGATGTGCTGTTCTCTCAGTGTCCGGCAAACATTCATCTGCAGGACGGGACGCCATGCTTTGATTTAGTTGAAGTTGGCAACAGTGGACCAAGATTTGCGCTTTTGTTTTAATTGTCTATTTAGTCGAAATGTTATGACGGAGAGTGCGAGAGCCGCCTAAAGCAGTGCCAGTCTATTTGGGGACAGAGTAAACGAATGTCGCACTGACAGTGACTGACGGAATCTCTCTCTAACAGACGCAAGTGCCGCGGATGACAGCTGTTATGCTCTCAACGTCAGGGGAGATCAACTCGGATTTTGCGCGCGAACAAATGGCTCCTTTTTTGCCTGCGAAGCCAAGTATACGAACTGTGTAATACATGTATAATGAGATCATTGTCTGTTTATCTCTACAGAGATCAGCAATGCGGGCTCCTCTTTTGCTCAGGAGGCTCAACCAATCCCATGGCTCGGGAAAACACTAACATAGCGTTTTTCACCACAGGCGCCGGTTGTCGGTAGGAAAGGTATCATCTATAGTTCTGAGCATAGATAAATTGAAATTATAGGGCAGCCTACACGGCTGATGGAACCGAAGACACACCTGTGGAAGGAATGGTTAATAATGGAATCACCTGCGGTCAGGAAGAGGTGCGAGCCTTTTCTGTGCTTGTGTGTGTATCGTGCGTCCGGATGTCTGTTAACTGAAACTTATTTAATTTCAGATTTGTCTCAATCAACAGTGCCTTGCGCTGAGTGCGATAGTGACGCCTTGCCCCGTCGGAGAAAATGGCCAAGTTTGCTCGGGCAACGGGGTGTGCAACAGTAACGACGAGTGCTCTTGCGACGCCGGATTCCTTTCTCCCAATTGCACAGCCACCCCGACGAttgcgacaacgacgactgaGGCAGTGACGACAGCTATACCAACGACCACCTCAGTGCCGACCACAGCGGAGCCAACTACAAGCGCTGCGCCTACTACAAACCTTGCTACTACTGTCATTTCAGCGACCACCGCAGCGCCGACAACTGCACGCACCACAACAGCCTCGCCTACTACAGCAGAACCTGCAACTACTCTATCGCCAACGACAGCGAAGCCTACTACAGCGGAGCCGGTAACTACAGCTGCACCAACGACTACGGCCGTGCCTACAACTCCGGAGCCTACTACGAAGCCTGTGACCACTGCTCCGCCAACCACAGCTGGCCCCACTACAAAGCCAGTAACTACAGGTGTGCCAACAACTACTACTGTACCAACAACCTCCGGTCCTACTACGAAAGAACCGATGACTACTGTGTTGCCGACGACAGCGAAGCCTACGACAGCAGCACCCACGACAAAGGCCGCAACCACTGAATCGCCAACCACGGCAAAGCCTACCACGACCGAGCCGGCGACTACTGCATTGCCAACTACTGCTGAGCCTACGACGAAGGCCGCAACTACTGAATCGACAACCGCAGCAGAGCCTACTACTGTAGTGCCGACTACAGCGAAGCCTACGACAGCAGCACCTACGACGGAGACTGCAACCACTGAATCGCCAACCACGACAGAGCCGGCGACTACTACTGCATCGCCAACTACTACTGAGCCTACGACAGAGCCTGCTACGACCGCATCGCCAACCACAGCAGAGCCTACGCCAACCACGGGAGCGGCAGTAACGACCGTGATGCCTACAACCCAAAGGCCCACGTCTGAGATACCAACTATAGCCGAAACGACCACTAGAGCACCATTAAATGCAACTGCAGGTATAGTAATTACTAGAGCATCTTGTACGATCCCAAGAGCGTGTATGCATTTTACCAAATGCATACTCTGCGCAGTCAACTCGCAGTTGACTGTATCTTGGGGAGGGGTTTGTGTGAGAGAACACGTGTATGCACTCGAAAGATTGTATACACTCTTTGCCGTCATCTGCATAATGAGCAGTTTGACTGTGCACGTAGCTATATATATTTCTAAGATTTCGGTGCCTTGGTAAGTTGCACGCGTGTTTCGTACAGTAGCTACAAAACGCGACTTGAGCCTCTTTTAATTTGTCTTTTCGCAGAGAGCCTAAACCCGTCAAGGGAAAGCGATTTCTCGTGCCGGATATCGATTCGTGAGATCTCCTTAATTTGACTAACCAATCCCGTTCTTTAGACTTACGCCAAACGGAGCGCCTCCGAAAGACTTTCGCGGCCACCTTCTTTACATAGCCCGGTCGTAATTCGATAATGTAGATTACTGGCCAGACACAATCAATGTTGTTCTCGTAGAGCACGTTATATAAACCGGTACAGAGAAGCCGCACTCGTCAGAGGTACGCTTTCCGTCACAGTCTCCATCTTCACTCTGCAAGTCGCTCTCACGCCAGGCTTGTGTTGTTTGCCGCTGAAAGACTAGACGCGAGGGGTTTCTTGATGAATTCATATAACCCTATCAAGCGCCACTTCAGTTTTGTTTTTCGAGGTAAGACGCCTGTAGTCGATCGTCCGATACCCTAGAACAGAGTTCGTTCCTGCTCGCTTTCCGCACGTTGTTGCCGAGTTTGATCCTACCAGGAAGTAGTCGCGTTCCAGGCGACGTTGCACTCTCTAATGATAATCTAATAACGAGTCCAAGTATGTTTCCGTGCAATCCTTGGGGTTAGGACTAGTTGATTTAGGACGCACGATTTTGAAGTTCCTTTTCTGGACTGCCTTTTTGGAAAACGTCGGATCCTCAACAACGCCACCGCCTCCAGGTTAGTACGGTAGAAACGGTAATATTTTCATGGTAAGTTTTTCACGTACTGTAGTACCGAATGCTCCAACATTTGTAACGGTTTTTCGTGTCACTCAAACCGCAGTGACCTTGCTCTGGAATGCTCCCGCCCCCTATGGCCCCATCACCAACTATACAGTCTATTACGTAAATCTGAACGTCACGGGAGACAGCGAAGcaagcgtcgtcgttccgcgACAGCTCATAGCCGTCGTCAGCAATTTGATTCCCTTCACAACGTACAAGTTTCAAGTGACCGGTAGCTTGAAAAACGGTCTAATAGAAGGAATCCGCAGTACGCCGGTCTTTGCGCAGACGCTAGAGGCTGGTTAGACGACATCCTTTGTTTATTGCTTTTGGAATTTAATCATTATAGCTCCCTCGTCTCCTCCCCGCAATGTcggtggcgtcgtcgtcgccgtcaacgcATCTATAGCTCGTGTTCGCCTTTCGTGGGAGCCACCTCCGATGGGCACTAGAAACGGCGTTATTATTGGATACACTGTCTTCTATCAGAAAGTTGGTCAGGCGAGTAGGACAAAGGTTTCTATTGATAATGCGGAGAACAATGTCATTCTGTTTGTTGAACCTTTTCAAGAATTTTCCTTCTCTGTGGCGGCTCGGACAAACGCAGGAGAAGGCCCTGATGGGCCAAATCCGCCTTTTTCAATACGCACTGGTTAACGTCGTTAGACGCGTCTTATGTTCAATCGTGAAAactatttttttagattctgTAGCTGTTCCTCTGCCTTCAAGTGGCTTGGTCGTCACAGCGCACTGTGACAGCTGCTCTCCAGCTCAGCTTCTCGTTCAGTGGGAAGCCCTTCTAATATTTGGCAGCGCAATTGCGTATGAGATTCACTACAGCGGAGAAGAGTTTGATACCGATTTGCATTCTATTAACGCGAGCGGAA from Oscarella lobularis chromosome 1, ooOscLobu1.1, whole genome shotgun sequence includes these protein-coding regions:
- the LOC136199602 gene encoding zinc metalloproteinase-disintegrin-like jararhagin isoform X6 yields the protein MSSLRVNHFVSCAILVLASVLVETSRGEKEIVLPRDKFGRPLGRLFTAKKSGGHVDETTVRLRAFQRELVLELELNRNLLPENYVSISFTKEGKMITKKGIDNCYYHGRISGFANSSAVISSCNGIEGMFFYGSDLDTYFYINPVKEELDGSFVHSIERASDLETFPITNTCGNDSNHTHRFSNPIRSPFAEHEIAKRTRMRIPRDVTGETKYVELLLVNDNSRFTALGSVDAVESQTVRIANIADDNYRRQLNTRVVLVGVITWNNGDQIQVSSVAGTTLARFAEYRRTVLSQTVPNDVAHLLTQIDFDGNTVGVAFLDGTCTVFSAVGAVQFLVSVEATGSTLTHELGHNLGMNHDDGRPCDICSDAANGCVMAASFSASRPPTEFADCSELDYCDYLENGHGSCLFNLPSNAFSPPECGNHFVEEGEECDCGTPAECGDLSKCCNSSTCLLQPGSQCAEGLCCNTSECSFLPAGILCRENVTVCDLTEYCSGDNGECPANIHLQDGTPCFDLVESKCYDGECESRLKQCQSIWGQNASAADDSCYALNVRGDQLGFCARTNGSFFACEAKDQQCGLLFCSGGSTNPMARENTNIAFFTTGAGCRAAYTADGTEDTPVEGMVNNGITCGQEEICLNQQCLALSAIVTPCPVGENGQVCSGNGVCNSNDECSCDAGFLSPNCTATPTIATTTTEAVTTAIPTTTSVPTTAEPTTSAAPTTNLATTVISATTAAPTTARTTTASPTTAEPATTLSPTTAKPTTAEPVTTAAPTTTAVPTTPEPTTKPVTTAPPTTAGPTTKPVTTGVPTTTTVPTTSGPTTKEPMTTVLPTTAKPTTAAPTTKAATTESPTTAKPTTTEPATTALPTTAEPTTKAATTESTTAAEPTTVVPTTAKPTTAAPTTETATTESPTTTEPATTTASPTTTEPTTEPATTASPTTAEPTPTTGAAVTTVMPTTQRPTSEIPTIAETTTRAPLNATADLRQTERLRKTFAATFFT
- the LOC136199602 gene encoding zinc metalloproteinase-disintegrin-like jararhagin isoform X3, whose product is MSSLRVNHFVSCAILVLASVLVETSRGEKEIVLPRDKFGRPLGRLFTAKKSGGHVDETTVRLRAFQRELVLELELNRNLLPENYVSISFTKEGKMITKKGIDNCYYHGRISGFANSSAVISSCNGIEGMFFYGSDLDTYFYINPVKEELDGSFVHSIERASDLETFPITNTCGNDSNHTHRFSNPIRSPFAEHEIAKRTRMRIPRDVTGETKYVELLLVNDNSRFTALGSVDAVESQTVRIANIADDNYRRQLNTRVVLVGVITWNNGDQIQVSSVAGTTLARFAEYRRTVLSQTVPNDVAHLLTQIDFDGNTVGVAFLDGTCTVFSAVGAVQFLVSVEATGSTLTHELGHNLGMNHDDGRPCDICSDAANGCVMAASFSASRPPTEFADCSELDYCDYLENGHGSCLFNLPSNAFSPPECGNHFVEEGEECDCGTPAECGDLSKCCNSSTCLLQPGSQCAEGLCCNTSECSFLPAGILCRENVTVCDLTEYCSGDNGECPANIHLQDGTPCFDLVESKCYDGECESRLKQCQSIWGQNASAADDSCYALNVRGDQLGFCARTNGSFFACEAKDQQCGLLFCSGGSTNPMARENTNIAFFTTGAGCRAAYTADGTEDTPVEGMVNNGITCGQEEICLNQQCLALSAIVTPCPVGENGQVCSGNGVCNSNDECSCDAGFLSPNCTATPTIATTTTEAVTTAIPTTTSVPTTAEPTTSAAPTTNLATTVISATTAAPTTARTTTASPTTAEPATTLSPTTAKPTTAEPVTTAAPTTTAVPTTPEPTTKPVTTAPPTTAGPTTKPVTTGVPTTTTVPTTSGPTTKEPMTTVLPTTAKPTTAAPTTKAATTESPTTAKPTTTEPATTALPTTAEPTTKAATTESTTAAEPTTVVPTTAKPTTAAPTTETATTESPTTTEPATTTASPTTTEPTTEPATTASPTTAEPTPTTGAAVTTVMPTTQRPTSEIPTIAETTTRAPLNATAGIVITRASCTIPRACMHFTKCILCAVNSQLTVSWGGVCVREHVYALERLYTLFAVICIMSSLTVHVAIYISKISVPW
- the LOC136199602 gene encoding zinc metalloproteinase-disintegrin-like jararhagin isoform X5: MSSLRVNHFVSCAILVLASVLVETSRGEKEIVLPRDKFGRPLGRLFTAKKSGGHVDETTVRLRAFQRELVLELELNRNLLPENYVSISFTKEGKMITKKGIDNCYYHGRISGFANSSAVISSCNGIEGMFFYGSDLDTYFYINPVKEELDGSFVHSIERASDLETFPITNTCGNDSNHTHRFSNPIRSPFAEHEIAKRTRMRIPRDVTGETKYVELLLVNDNSRFTALGSVDAVESQTVRIANIADDNYRRQLNTRVVLVGVITWNNGDQIQVSSVAGTTLARFAEYRRTVLSQTVPNDVAHLLTQIDFDGNTVGVAFLDGTCTVFSAVGAVQFLVSVEATGSTLTHELGHNLGMNHDDGRPCDICSDAANGCVMAASFSASRPPTEFADCSELDYCDYLENGHGSCLFNLPSNAFSPPECGNHFVEEGEECDCGTPAECGDLSKCCNSSTCLLQPGSQCAEGLCCNTSECSFLPAGILCRENVTVCDLTEYCSGDNGECPANIHLQDGTPCFDLVESKCYDGECESRLKQCQSIWGQNASAADDSCYALNVRGDQLGFCARTNGSFFACEAKDQQCGLLFCSGGSTNPMARENTNIAFFTTGAGCRAAYTADGTEDTPVEGMVNNGITCGQEEICLNQQCLALSAIVTPCPVGENGQVCSGNGVCNSNDECSCDAGFLSPNCTATPTIATTTTEAVTTAIPTTTSVPTTAEPTTSAAPTTNLATTVISATTAAPTTARTTTASPTTAEPATTLSPTTAKPTTAEPVTTAAPTTTAVPTTPEPTTKPVTTAPPTTAGPTTKPVTTGVPTTTTVPTTSGPTTKEPMTTVLPTTAKPTTAAPTTKAATTESPTTAKPTTTEPATTALPTTAEPTTKAATTESTTAAEPTTVVPTTAKPTTAAPTTETATTESPTTTEPATTTASPTTTEPTTEPATTASPTTAEPTPTTGAAVTTVMPTTQRPTSEIPTIAETTTRAPLNATAESLNPSRESDFSCRISIREISLI